A genomic segment from Sphingomonas astaxanthinifaciens DSM 22298 encodes:
- a CDS encoding phosphatase PAP2 family protein, protein MRPGPWSTMLLAWLLVIVPLWVSNIVLSPLALARFTSLIAASALLGLFRSRLTRPVLQRFGAFCECQAALAGICLAGAVGSYAAAALSNGYVDHRMAAVDQFLGFDWPFLYGLMAASPTAQLVSKLAYASIFVGPQFVLLALCATGEDARARRFVTIYGMTLIVVVMVFPLVPAVGPITHYGVAEPDYVTATSSRHVEIIEALRAGSLRTVDVGEVAGLISVPSFHAATALLLIWAAWPLRRARYLVGLVNIAMLVATPIEGNHYLVDVIAGLALAAAAIGLPSWWPQVRAFPAGAFRPTEILTPARLPSAP, encoded by the coding sequence GTGCGTCCCGGCCCCTGGTCGACCATGCTGCTCGCGTGGCTGCTGGTCATCGTGCCGTTGTGGGTCTCGAACATCGTTCTCAGCCCGCTCGCCCTTGCCCGCTTCACGTCGTTGATTGCGGCAAGTGCGTTGCTCGGCCTGTTTCGCAGCCGGCTGACCCGTCCCGTCCTGCAGCGGTTCGGGGCGTTCTGCGAATGCCAGGCGGCCTTGGCGGGAATCTGCCTTGCCGGCGCGGTGGGGAGCTATGCGGCGGCAGCGCTCTCGAACGGTTATGTTGACCACCGGATGGCGGCGGTCGACCAGTTCCTCGGCTTCGACTGGCCGTTTCTCTACGGGCTGATGGCTGCCAGCCCGACCGCGCAGCTCGTCTCGAAACTGGCCTATGCCTCGATTTTTGTCGGTCCCCAATTCGTGCTGCTGGCGCTTTGTGCGACCGGCGAGGATGCCCGCGCGCGGCGCTTCGTCACCATCTACGGCATGACCCTGATCGTGGTCGTGATGGTCTTCCCGCTGGTTCCCGCGGTCGGCCCGATCACACATTACGGGGTCGCCGAGCCGGACTATGTCACCGCCACGAGCAGCCGCCATGTGGAGATCATCGAGGCCCTTCGCGCAGGGTCGCTACGCACGGTGGATGTCGGCGAGGTGGCGGGCCTGATCAGCGTTCCCAGCTTCCATGCCGCGACCGCGCTGCTGCTCATCTGGGCCGCGTGGCCGCTGCGGCGCGCGCGCTACCTCGTTGGCCTCGTGAACATCGCCATGCTCGTGGCGACTCCCATCGAGGGCAATCACTATCTCGTCGACGTGATTGCCGGACTGGCGCTGGCGGCCGCCGCGATCGGCCTTCCAAGCTGGTGGCCGCAGGTTCGTGCGTTCCCGGCCGGCGCCTTCCGGCCGACCGAAATACTTACGCCAGCGCGGCTGCCGTCCGCTCCCTGA
- a CDS encoding inorganic phosphate transporter produces MHELAFPLLVGLVLVALAFDYLNGLHDAANSIATVVATRLLGPVQAVAFAAFFNFAAYFLTLAFPALHKVADTVGKGLIDKDLVTPSVVFAALIGAMFWNVVTWLKGIPSSSSHALVGGIVGAGLASAGLGTIQWSGVTKTLLFIPLAPLLGMMMAMLIMLLSSWLAVKASSRGADRSFRMLHLASSAAYSLGHGLNDAQKTMGIITVLLFSTGYLKGEFHVPHWVAISCYIAIGLGTLTGGWKIIETMGSRITKLSQHQGFSASLGGSFMLFGASLYGIPVSTTHTITGAVIGAGVARRASAVNWGVAQSVVMAWLITIPASASVAALIYWLTTFF; encoded by the coding sequence ATGCACGAGCTTGCCTTCCCGCTGCTCGTCGGCCTGGTGCTGGTCGCGCTGGCGTTCGACTATCTGAACGGGCTCCACGACGCCGCCAATTCGATCGCCACGGTGGTCGCGACCCGGCTGCTGGGACCGGTGCAGGCGGTCGCCTTCGCCGCCTTCTTCAATTTCGCCGCCTATTTCCTGACGCTCGCCTTTCCCGCCCTCCACAAGGTCGCGGACACGGTCGGCAAGGGGCTGATCGACAAGGACCTCGTCACGCCATCGGTGGTGTTCGCGGCGCTGATCGGGGCGATGTTCTGGAACGTCGTCACCTGGCTCAAGGGCATTCCCTCCTCGTCGAGCCATGCGCTGGTCGGGGGAATCGTCGGCGCGGGGCTCGCCTCGGCCGGGCTCGGCACGATCCAGTGGAGCGGGGTCACCAAGACCCTCCTCTTCATTCCACTCGCGCCCCTGCTCGGCATGATGATGGCCATGCTCATCATGCTCCTGTCGAGCTGGCTGGCGGTGAAGGCGTCGAGCCGCGGCGCCGACCGCAGCTTCCGCATGCTCCACCTTGCCTCGTCGGCGGCCTATTCGCTCGGCCACGGCCTCAACGACGCGCAGAAGACGATGGGCATCATCACCGTGCTGCTCTTCTCGACCGGCTATCTGAAGGGCGAGTTCCACGTTCCCCACTGGGTCGCGATCAGCTGCTACATCGCGATCGGCCTCGGCACGCTGACGGGCGGGTGGAAGATCATCGAGACGATGGGCAGCCGGATCACCAAGCTCAGCCAGCACCAGGGCTTCTCGGCCTCGCTCGGCGGTTCGTTCATGCTGTTCGGCGCGAGTCTCTACGGAATTCCCGTCTCGACCACCCACACCATCACTGGCGCGGTGATCGGCGCGGGCGTCGCGCGGCGGGCGAGCGCGGTCAACTGGGGCGTCGCGCAGAGCGTGGTCATGGCCTGGCTGATCACCATTCCCGCCAGCGCCAGCGTCGCCGCCCTCATCTACTGGCTGACCACCTTCTTCTGA
- a CDS encoding DUF885 domain-containing protein: MDRRLFLAGSTAALGLAATSAPARTVQRVAARPGSGDARLNALFEQIFKERVARSPELATSLGLDKGPLAGLKAKFETRSAAAVRAEEVAIVRRDQARVQAIPLASLSDAARLNREVVLYQFAQSLTAPTRFGIDSTVRPYPIFQQGGAYFSTPDFLNTDHTVETRSDAEAYLSRLAQFPTLLDNDTAEQRAQAARGFLAPGWSLDLTLGQLKKLRDQPAATSSMVESLVSRTAAKNLAGDWQRRATAIVERQVYPALDRQIAVLEKLRPTTRPGDGGWRLPDGEAIYAAALAQMTTTRYSADEVHRLGLAQVAEITAELDGILRNAGYTQGSVGERLAALNKDAAQLYPNNDEGRAALIASLNEGVRAMTAKLPRAFATLPTQPLEIRRVPPEIQDGASNGYYNRASLDGSRPAIYFINLKDTGDWPKYSLPALTYHEGVPGHHLQISLAQESADIPTLRKIGFFSAYSEGWALYAEGVADELGGYSGIERAGFLQSYLFRAARLVVDTGIHTKRWSREKATDYLVATTGFARARSQREVERYCTQLGQACTYKIGHMAWTRARAEAEKGLGAKFDEKAFHEVLKDGAMPLTILERRVRERTAAALA; encoded by the coding sequence ATGGACCGCCGCCTTTTCCTTGCCGGCTCGACCGCCGCGCTCGGCCTTGCCGCCACCTCCGCCCCCGCGCGCACCGTCCAGCGGGTCGCCGCCAGGCCGGGGAGCGGCGATGCCCGGCTCAACGCCCTGTTCGAGCAGATCTTCAAGGAAAGGGTCGCGCGTTCGCCCGAGCTCGCCACCTCGCTCGGCCTCGACAAGGGACCGCTCGCCGGCCTCAAGGCGAAGTTCGAGACCCGCTCGGCCGCCGCGGTTCGCGCCGAGGAAGTGGCGATCGTCCGCCGCGACCAGGCTCGGGTGCAGGCGATCCCGCTCGCCAGCCTGTCTGACGCCGCCCGCCTCAACCGCGAGGTCGTGCTCTACCAGTTTGCCCAGTCGCTGACGGCGCCCACCCGCTTCGGGATCGACAGCACGGTCCGCCCCTATCCGATCTTCCAGCAGGGCGGCGCCTATTTCTCGACCCCCGACTTCCTCAACACCGACCATACGGTCGAGACCCGGAGCGACGCCGAGGCCTATCTCTCGCGCCTCGCGCAATTCCCGACGCTGCTCGACAACGACACCGCCGAGCAGCGCGCCCAGGCCGCGCGCGGCTTCCTTGCGCCGGGCTGGTCGCTCGACCTCACCCTCGGTCAACTGAAGAAGCTGCGTGACCAGCCTGCCGCGACGAGCTCGATGGTCGAGTCGCTCGTTTCCCGCACGGCGGCGAAGAACCTCGCTGGCGACTGGCAGCGGCGCGCCACCGCTATCGTCGAACGGCAGGTCTATCCCGCGCTCGACCGCCAGATCGCCGTGCTCGAAAAGCTTCGGCCGACCACCCGGCCGGGCGACGGCGGCTGGCGGCTGCCCGATGGCGAGGCGATCTACGCCGCCGCGCTCGCGCAGATGACGACCACCCGCTACAGCGCCGACGAAGTCCACCGCCTCGGCCTTGCCCAGGTGGCGGAGATCACCGCCGAACTCGACGGGATCCTCCGGAACGCGGGCTACACGCAAGGGTCGGTCGGCGAGCGGCTGGCCGCGCTCAACAAGGACGCCGCCCAGCTCTATCCCAATAATGACGAGGGCCGCGCGGCGCTGATCGCGAGCCTCAACGAGGGCGTGCGCGCGATGACGGCCAAGCTGCCGCGCGCCTTCGCCACGCTGCCGACCCAGCCGCTCGAGATCCGCCGCGTGCCGCCCGAAATCCAGGACGGCGCGTCGAACGGCTATTACAACCGCGCCTCGCTCGACGGGTCGCGGCCGGCGATCTACTTCATCAACCTCAAGGACACCGGCGACTGGCCCAAGTACAGCCTGCCCGCGCTCACCTATCACGAGGGCGTCCCCGGCCATCACCTCCAGATCAGCCTCGCGCAAGAATCGGCCGACATCCCGACGCTGCGCAAGATCGGCTTCTTCTCGGCCTATAGCGAGGGCTGGGCGCTCTACGCCGAGGGCGTTGCCGACGAACTGGGTGGCTATAGCGGGATCGAGCGCGCGGGCTTCCTCCAGTCCTACCTGTTCCGCGCGGCGCGGCTGGTGGTCGACACCGGCATCCACACCAAGCGCTGGAGCCGCGAGAAGGCGACCGACTATCTGGTCGCGACCACCGGCTTCGCCCGGGCGCGCTCGCAACGCGAGGTCGAGCGCTACTGCACCCAGCTCGGCCAGGCCTGCACCTACAAGATCGGGCACATGGCCTGGACCCGCGCCCGCGCCGAGGCGGAGAAAGGGCTGGGCGCGAAGTTCGACGAAAAGGCCTTCCACGAGGTGCTGAAGGACGGCGCCATGCCGCTGACGATCCTCGAGCGGCGGGTCAGGGAGCGGACGGCAGCCGCGCTGGCGTAA
- a CDS encoding sensor histidine kinase yields MIVVAMVWISILLFAGGFALDRVLTASLVRNFDEQLTLVLRSMIGASEVYPNGELVFSRPPADQRFIEAYSGSYFQISPLPGPDGKVPNVADFPSRSLWDRRLSIDTVHDHSQTQTYDSYQFPGEPLRIVERDVIFPGSPVKWRFQVAQSRENLDAQLNELRNTLVWAFVALGLGLTVLAALQTVYGLWPLRRVRSEVAAIRSGAKTRVSDDFPVELQPLTEEINQLLAHNEEQAEEARRHAGNLAHALKTPLTVITNAATARSEDLADTVCREATTMRRQVDHHLARARAIGRRASAQARASVWESLDAVQRAVSRMHEGVTIDIAGDRAAMARVERQDLDEMLGNLVENAAKYGSGRVFVTVEKSAPFVDILVEDDGPGIPEALRTELFTRGKRLDTTGKPGTGLGLAIVRDVAEIYGGRITLEESEDLGGLLAKLSLPLG; encoded by the coding sequence ATGATCGTGGTCGCGATGGTGTGGATCTCGATCCTGCTGTTCGCGGGCGGCTTCGCGCTCGACCGGGTGCTGACCGCGAGCCTCGTGCGCAATTTCGACGAGCAGCTGACGCTCGTCCTGCGCTCGATGATCGGCGCATCCGAAGTCTATCCCAATGGCGAACTGGTGTTCAGCCGACCGCCCGCCGACCAGCGCTTCATCGAGGCCTATTCGGGCAGCTATTTCCAGATCAGCCCCCTGCCCGGCCCCGACGGCAAGGTGCCCAATGTCGCCGACTTCCCCTCGCGCTCGCTGTGGGACCGGCGGCTCAGCATCGATACCGTCCACGACCATAGCCAGACCCAGACCTACGACAGCTACCAGTTCCCGGGCGAGCCACTGCGGATCGTCGAGCGCGACGTCATCTTTCCCGGCTCGCCGGTCAAATGGCGCTTCCAGGTCGCGCAGAGCCGCGAGAATCTCGACGCCCAGCTGAACGAGCTGCGCAACACGCTGGTCTGGGCGTTCGTCGCCCTCGGGCTCGGGCTGACGGTGCTGGCGGCGTTGCAGACGGTCTACGGCCTGTGGCCGCTGCGGCGGGTGCGGAGCGAGGTGGCGGCGATCCGCTCGGGCGCCAAGACCCGGGTGTCCGACGATTTTCCCGTGGAGCTCCAGCCGCTGACCGAGGAAATCAACCAGCTGCTCGCGCACAATGAGGAGCAGGCCGAGGAAGCGCGTCGCCATGCGGGCAACCTTGCCCATGCGCTAAAGACCCCGCTGACGGTCATCACCAATGCTGCCACCGCGCGCAGCGAGGACCTCGCCGACACCGTCTGCCGCGAGGCGACGACGATGCGGCGGCAGGTCGACCACCATCTCGCCCGGGCCCGTGCGATCGGCCGCCGCGCCTCGGCCCAGGCCCGCGCCAGCGTCTGGGAAAGCCTGGACGCGGTGCAGCGCGCCGTCTCCCGGATGCACGAGGGCGTGACGATCGACATCGCCGGCGACCGCGCGGCCATGGCCCGGGTCGAGCGCCAGGATCTTGACGAGATGCTCGGCAACCTCGTCGAAAATGCCGCCAAATATGGCTCGGGCCGGGTGTTCGTGACGGTCGAGAAATCGGCGCCCTTCGTCGACATCCTGGTCGAGGACGACGGGCCCGGCATTCCCGAGGCGCTGCGGACCGAACTCTTCACTCGCGGCAAGCGGCTCGACACCACCGGAAAGCCCGGCACCGGGCTCGGCCTCGCCATCGTCCGCGACGTCGCCGAAATCTACGGCGGCCGGATCACGCTCGAGGAAAGCGAAGACCTTGGCGGCCTGCTCGCCAAGCTGAGCCTGCCGCTGGGCTGA
- a CDS encoding ABC-F family ATP-binding cassette domain-containing protein — translation MAAPPILSFEDLGLVQGEGWLFRHLDVHIGPRDRLALIGRNGAGKTTLLKCLAGLIDTDEGKRSVVPGKKVVMLEQDPPMSAHATLEDWVLSGAGAPEPHEAAAIADQLGIDLTRTTATASGGERRRAAIVRALAQEPDLLFLDEPTNHLDLAAIDWLESWLNRFQGAFIVISHDRTFLTRLTKSCLWLDRGQIRRAEVGFGGFEAWTERVYAEEERAAEKLDAKLAIELHWLQRGVTARRRRNQGRLAKLNEMRATRAAMIGGPGTAKLGLARDDTKTKTVIDAEHVTKGFGERAIIKDFTLRVQRGDRIGIVGANGAGKTTLLKLLTGELAPDEGKVTLAKTLSGIVIDQQRKLMAPDKRVRDVLADGGDWIEVRGVKKHIKGYLKEFLFAPELTEAPVGSLSGGERSRLLLAREFARASNLLVLDEPTNDLDLETLDLLQEVIADYEGTVLIVSHDRDFLDRTVTVTLGLDGSGKVDIVAGGYEDWAKRRAPARTIAAKPKKVEPAATRPAPATKLSYKDQRDLDRLPGEIEKLEAAIAADEAALADPDLYTRDPARFAALMKAIEAKRAEKEAAELRWLEVAEMAEALRSVI, via the coding sequence ATGGCGGCTCCTCCCATCCTGTCCTTCGAAGACCTCGGCCTCGTGCAGGGCGAGGGGTGGCTGTTCCGCCACCTCGACGTCCACATCGGTCCGCGCGACCGGCTGGCGCTGATCGGGCGCAACGGCGCGGGCAAGACGACGCTGCTGAAGTGCCTCGCCGGGCTCATCGACACCGACGAGGGCAAGCGGAGCGTGGTCCCGGGCAAAAAGGTCGTGATGCTCGAGCAGGACCCGCCGATGAGCGCCCATGCGACCCTCGAGGACTGGGTGCTGAGTGGGGCCGGAGCGCCCGAACCGCACGAGGCGGCGGCCATCGCCGACCAATTGGGCATCGACCTCACGCGCACCACCGCGACCGCCAGCGGGGGCGAGCGCCGGCGGGCGGCGATCGTCCGCGCGCTGGCGCAGGAGCCCGACCTCCTGTTCCTCGACGAGCCGACCAACCACCTCGACCTTGCCGCGATCGACTGGCTCGAAAGCTGGCTCAACCGCTTCCAGGGCGCCTTCATCGTCATCAGCCACGACCGCACGTTCCTGACGCGCCTGACCAAGAGCTGCCTGTGGCTCGACCGCGGCCAGATCCGCCGGGCCGAAGTCGGCTTCGGCGGGTTCGAGGCGTGGACCGAGCGGGTTTATGCCGAGGAAGAGCGCGCCGCCGAGAAGCTCGACGCCAAACTCGCGATCGAATTGCATTGGCTCCAGCGCGGGGTCACCGCCCGCCGCCGCCGCAACCAGGGGCGGCTGGCCAAGCTCAACGAGATGCGCGCGACCCGCGCGGCGATGATCGGCGGGCCGGGGACCGCCAAGCTGGGCCTCGCCCGCGACGACACCAAGACCAAGACCGTGATCGACGCCGAGCACGTGACCAAGGGCTTCGGCGAGCGCGCGATCATCAAGGACTTCACCCTGCGCGTGCAGCGTGGCGACCGGATCGGCATCGTCGGTGCGAACGGGGCGGGGAAGACCACGCTTCTCAAGCTGCTGACCGGCGAACTTGCGCCCGACGAGGGCAAGGTGACGCTGGCCAAGACGCTCTCGGGAATCGTCATCGACCAGCAGCGCAAGCTGATGGCGCCCGACAAGCGCGTCCGCGACGTGCTGGCCGATGGCGGCGACTGGATCGAGGTCCGCGGCGTCAAGAAGCACATCAAGGGCTATCTGAAGGAATTCCTCTTCGCGCCCGAGCTGACCGAAGCGCCGGTCGGGAGCCTGTCGGGCGGCGAGCGCTCGCGCCTGCTGCTGGCGCGCGAATTCGCCCGGGCCTCGAACCTCCTCGTGCTCGACGAACCCACCAACGACCTCGACCTCGAGACGCTCGACCTCCTCCAGGAAGTGATCGCCGACTATGAGGGGACGGTCCTGATTGTCAGCCACGACCGCGACTTCCTCGACCGGACGGTGACGGTGACGCTCGGGCTCGACGGCTCGGGCAAGGTCGACATCGTCGCCGGCGGCTACGAGGACTGGGCGAAGCGGCGGGCTCCGGCCAGGACGATCGCGGCCAAGCCGAAGAAGGTCGAGCCGGCGGCAACGCGGCCGGCGCCCGCGACCAAGCTCAGCTACAAGGACCAGCGCGACCTCGACCGGCTGCCGGGCGAGATCGAGAAACTCGAGGCGGCCATCGCGGCGGACGAGGCGGCGCTTGCCGACCCCGACCTCTATACCCGCGATCCGGCCAGGTTCGCCGCACTGATGAAGGCGATCGAGGCCAAGCGCGCCGAGAAGGAAGCCGCCGAACTGCGCTGGCTCGAGGTCGCCGAAATGGCGGAAGCGCTTCGCTCGGTCATTTAA
- a CDS encoding DUF47 family protein translates to MPYRLGGSTLDAPVSVLLVTSRETRRWVIPKGNPSASLAPHTAAALEAEEEAGVRGAVCPVPLGSYRYRKRRKTGASLMFDVDVYPMSVDEELTRWKEADERTRRWFTLNEAADAVEEEDLAALIRSFNAAEFNSAARRKSLFTVVAERSKVGPMFAWFQNLLPKTGNFFELFEAHAESVCGAARALGRLFSEGGARAEHIREISEREHDADNIIRETLGTVRRTFLTPFDRGAITSLISAMDNAIDEMQAAANAVDLYDFSEFEPEMKDMVGIIIDSGRLMAEALPLLRNVGSNAGRLHELTERLVRMEGHADETHRAGLKSAFQRFGSDPAGAMQFTVRREIYKHLERIVDAFEDVANEIDGIVIDHA, encoded by the coding sequence TTGCCGTACCGCCTCGGCGGTTCCACGCTCGACGCGCCCGTCAGCGTGTTGCTGGTGACTTCGCGCGAGACCCGGCGCTGGGTCATTCCCAAGGGCAATCCGAGCGCCAGCCTCGCGCCCCACACCGCCGCCGCGCTCGAGGCCGAGGAAGAAGCGGGCGTGCGCGGCGCGGTCTGCCCCGTGCCCCTTGGCTCCTATCGCTACCGCAAGCGGCGCAAGACCGGCGCCAGCCTGATGTTCGACGTCGACGTCTATCCGATGTCGGTCGACGAGGAGCTCACCCGGTGGAAGGAAGCCGACGAGCGCACCCGCCGCTGGTTCACCCTCAACGAGGCCGCCGACGCGGTCGAGGAAGAGGATCTCGCGGCGCTGATCCGCTCCTTCAACGCCGCCGAATTCAACTCCGCCGCACGGCGCAAGAGCCTGTTCACGGTGGTCGCCGAACGATCGAAAGTGGGTCCCATGTTTGCCTGGTTCCAGAATCTCCTGCCGAAGACCGGCAATTTCTTCGAGCTGTTCGAGGCGCATGCCGAGAGCGTCTGCGGCGCCGCGCGCGCGCTTGGCCGGCTGTTCAGCGAGGGCGGCGCCCGGGCCGAGCATATCCGCGAAATCAGCGAGCGCGAGCATGATGCCGACAACATCATCCGTGAGACCCTGGGCACCGTCCGCCGGACCTTCCTCACCCCCTTCGACCGCGGCGCGATCACCTCGCTGATCAGCGCGATGGACAATGCGATCGACGAGATGCAGGCTGCCGCCAACGCGGTCGACCTCTACGATTTCTCGGAGTTCGAGCCCGAGATGAAGGACATGGTCGGGATCATCATCGACAGCGGCCGGCTGATGGCCGAGGCGCTGCCGCTGCTGCGCAATGTCGGGTCCAACGCCGGCCGCCTCCACGAGCTGACCGAACGGCTGGTGCGGATGGAAGGCCATGCCGACGAAACCCATCGTGCGGGCCTCAAATCCGCCTTCCAGCGCTTCGGCTCGGATCCGGCGGGCGCGATGCAGTTCACCGTGCGGCGTGAAATCTACAAGCATCTCGAGCGGATCGTCGATGCCTTCGAGGACGTCGCCAACGAGATCGACGGCATCGTCATCGATCACGCCTGA
- the prsR gene encoding PEP-CTERM-box response regulator transcription factor, translated as MSDPVELPVLLVVEDDEGLQRQLKWAYEGYRVVSAFNRAEALELLRLHEPAVVTLDLGLPPDPDGTTEGFAALAEILRVKPDTKVIVASGHGARESALNAIALGAYDFYKKPVDIDDLGLIVARAFQLHALEAENQRLAAQASDGGTVLGSIISASPVMLKVARTIERVAPADVSVMLLGASGTGKELLARAVHEKSRRAGKPFIAINCAAIPENLLEAELFGYERGAFTGAVKTTPGKIEMAEGGTLFLDEIGDVPLPLQVKLLRFLQERVIERIGGRQTIPVDLRIVCATHQDLSAMQADGRFREDLYYRLAEMVIDIPTLAERPGDAVLLARHFVRRFARELGSPITGLAPDAVDAIDSYAWPGNVRELENRIKRAVIMAEGKLVGALDLDLPGVSEAAFEAINLRAAREKADRRAIHQALIRTEHNISGAAKLLGISRPTLYDLLKQYQLQQ; from the coding sequence ATGAGCGACCCCGTCGAACTCCCCGTCCTGCTCGTCGTCGAGGACGACGAAGGCCTCCAGCGCCAGCTGAAATGGGCCTATGAGGGTTATCGCGTGGTCAGCGCCTTCAACCGGGCCGAGGCGCTCGAGCTGCTGCGCCTGCACGAGCCGGCCGTGGTCACGCTTGACCTCGGCCTTCCGCCCGATCCCGACGGCACCACCGAAGGCTTCGCCGCGCTGGCCGAGATCCTGCGCGTGAAGCCCGACACCAAGGTAATCGTCGCCTCGGGCCATGGCGCGCGCGAAAGCGCGTTGAACGCCATCGCGCTCGGCGCCTATGATTTCTACAAGAAGCCGGTCGACATCGACGACCTCGGCCTGATCGTCGCCCGCGCCTTCCAGCTCCACGCGCTCGAGGCCGAAAACCAGCGCCTGGCAGCGCAGGCGAGCGACGGCGGGACCGTGCTCGGCTCGATCATCAGCGCCTCGCCCGTGATGCTCAAGGTCGCCCGGACGATCGAGCGGGTCGCCCCGGCCGACGTCTCGGTCATGCTGCTGGGCGCAAGCGGCACCGGCAAGGAACTGCTCGCCCGCGCGGTTCACGAGAAGTCGCGCCGCGCCGGCAAGCCCTTCATCGCGATCAACTGCGCGGCCATCCCCGAGAACCTCCTCGAGGCCGAACTGTTCGGCTACGAGCGCGGGGCCTTCACCGGCGCGGTCAAGACCACGCCCGGCAAGATCGAGATGGCCGAGGGCGGAACGCTCTTCCTCGACGAGATCGGCGACGTGCCGCTGCCGCTCCAGGTCAAGCTGCTGCGCTTCCTCCAGGAAAGGGTAATCGAGCGGATCGGCGGGCGCCAGACGATCCCCGTCGACCTGCGCATCGTCTGCGCCACGCATCAGGACCTGTCGGCGATGCAGGCCGATGGCCGGTTCCGCGAAGACCTCTATTATCGCCTCGCCGAGATGGTGATCGACATCCCCACCCTCGCCGAGCGGCCCGGCGACGCGGTGCTGCTCGCACGGCATTTCGTCCGCCGCTTCGCCCGCGAGCTCGGCAGCCCGATTACCGGCCTTGCCCCCGACGCGGTCGACGCGATCGACAGCTATGCCTGGCCCGGCAACGTCCGCGAGCTCGAGAACCGGATCAAGCGCGCGGTGATCATGGCCGAGGGCAAGCTCGTCGGTGCGCTCGACCTCGACCTGCCCGGCGTGTCGGAAGCGGCGTTCGAGGCGATCAATCTGCGCGCCGCGCGCGAAAAGGCCGACCGCCGCGCGATCCACCAGGCGCTGATCCGCACCGAGCATAATATCTCGGGCGCGGCCAAGCTGCTCGGGATCAGCCGGCCGACGCTCTACGACCTGCTCAAGCAATATCAGCTCCAGCAGTAA
- a CDS encoding response regulator transcription factor, with protein MRVLIVEDEPSLGRQLRSTLEGAGYAVDLATDGEDGHYLGQTESYDAVVLDLGLPEVDGLTVLDRWRKEGRRMPVLVLTARDSWSDKVAGLDAGADDYLAKPFQTEELIARLRALIRRASGNASSELIAGDIRLDTRSGKVTKAGEPVKLTAQEYKLLSYLMHHKGKVVSRTELIEHIYDQDFDRDSNTIEVFVTRIRKKLGADVITTIRGLGYSLEEPA; from the coding sequence ATGCGTGTCCTCATCGTCGAAGACGAACCGTCGCTCGGGCGCCAGTTGCGCTCCACGCTCGAAGGCGCCGGTTACGCGGTCGATCTCGCCACCGACGGCGAGGACGGCCATTATCTCGGCCAGACCGAAAGCTATGACGCGGTGGTCCTCGACCTCGGGCTGCCCGAGGTCGACGGCCTGACCGTGCTCGACCGATGGCGCAAGGAAGGGCGGCGGATGCCGGTCCTCGTGCTGACCGCGCGCGACAGCTGGTCGGACAAGGTCGCGGGCCTCGATGCGGGCGCCGACGACTATCTCGCCAAGCCCTTCCAGACCGAGGAGCTGATCGCCCGCCTGCGCGCGCTGATCCGCCGTGCCTCGGGCAACGCCTCCTCCGAGCTCATCGCCGGCGACATCCGCCTCGACACCCGCTCGGGCAAGGTCACCAAGGCGGGCGAACCGGTCAAGCTCACCGCGCAGGAGTACAAGCTGCTGAGCTACCTCATGCACCACAAGGGCAAGGTGGTCAGCCGGACCGAGCTCATCGAGCATATCTACGACCAGGACTTCGATCGCGATTCGAACACGATCGAGGTGTTCGTGACCCGCATCCGCAAGAAACTGGGTGCCGACGTCATCACCACCATCCGCGGGCTCGGCTACAGCCTGGAGGAGCCCGCTTAG